Within the Prochlorococcus sp. MIT 1300 genome, the region AGAAAGCACTGGTCGTTCAATATTAAATGGCATTTTATTAGGAATTAAAGCAAGAGTTGGGCAGCAACTTGTGGAAGACTTTGAAGATTGGTGTCGTGAATCATCAAAAAGTTAACTGATAACTTTATTGAGTTTTTTTTGGTTATAGAGCTTTTTTAGAAATGTCTTTCTATGCAATGAAGTTGCTCCTAATGTAAGTAATGAACTTCTATGTAAGGCTGTGCCATAGCCAACGTGTTTTTCTAGCCCATATTTGGGAAATTGATTTGATAGCCGCTTGATTAATTCGTCTCTTGATTGTTTTGCAAGAACACTGGCTGCGGAGATTGCAATGTTAGAACTATCTCCATTGACTATGGTTTTTTGAGGCCCTTCCCAATTACTGATAGGTAATATTCCATCCACAAGTACAAGGTCAATTGGCTCGGAGATTTTTTGTAGGGCTCTTATCATTGCTGTTTCGGTAGCAAGTCTTATGCCGAAGGTATCAATCTCTCTGGCAGAAGCTTGTCCAAGGCCCCAAGCTGTAGACAACTTTTCAATTTTAGGCACTAGAAATGCTCTATGTTTTTTGGACATAGCTTTACTATCAGTAAGCCCTAAGTCTTGTAGGGTTTTCCTGGCAGTCTCATTTAAAACAACTGCACCTGCGAAGACAGGCCCAAATAAACAGCCGCGTCCAACTTCATCTACGCCAGCTATTTTTTGGGATTGAGAGATCATCTCAATTTGCTGCTGAAGAACGTCTTCTTCGTCGACGAGGATCCTCAGGTTCAGGAGCAGATTGATTCTCAGGAGAAGGGCTTTGCGTTGAAGCTTCTTCAGATGTGTCTTTATCTTCTAGTGGTGTAATTTCTACGCTTAGAGCATGTTTATTTTCTTCTGCTTGTTCTAATCTTTCTTTTTCGATTGAGTCAGCATTTGCTGCAGTTGATGCTTCTGGTATTGAACGATTTGTTCCACGCCCACTATTCCTTCCTCTACGTCTCTTCCTATTTGAAATTGTTGAGAGATCTTGTCTAGCTTCTTCAAGTATTTGCTCAGTACTTTCCCCTGGTCTAATCACTCTTACCACTAGGTTCTCACTGTCTGGAGTTGGGTCTAGAAGCAGAGCTGGACTAAGTCCCAACGCACTAAAAACTATCTCTTCTTGTTCATTCATTTCTACTGGAATGATATCAGGTTCTTGGCGGTTGTTATTTACTTCTGAAGAAGAATTTTCTTCTTGGTTCTCATTGCTACTGCCTGTGGCTTCGAGGCTGCTTTCTAAGGTGGAGAGCTCGTTTGGAGATCGGCTACGACCCCCACGTTTGCGGCGAATATTATTACTTTCAAGTGAATTTTGCAAGTCAAATTTTATTGAACTAGTTGACTTAACAAGGCCAGCTTCTTGCACTATTGGCTTCGCTAATTCGTCACCAGGTAGAACACTGGTAAGACCTAGCCCATGACAGTGAGGACAAGACTTGCCAAAAAGTTCATATATATTTTGCCCTTGTCTCTTTCGAGTAAGCTCAACAAGGCCTAGTTCAGTAAGTTGTGCAATTTGAGGTCGTGCTGAGTCGTCTTTTACTGCTGATGTGAAATGTTCTAGTAATTGCAGCTGATCTCGTCTTGACTCCATATCTATAAAATCAATAATTATGACTCCCCCGATGTTCCTAAGTTTAAGTTGTCTTGCGATTTCTATTGCGGCCTCACAGTTGGTCCAAAGTACGGTCTCTCTTGCATTCGCTGAGCGTGTAAAAGAACCAGAATTGACATCAATAACGGTTAAAGCTTCCGTTGGCTCAATAATTACGTATCCACCAGAGGGCAGGTCTACTCTTGGTCTTAGAGCATCTTGAATAGCTGAATTAATTCTAAAATGCTCTAGAAGACTATTAGATCCAGAATGCGCTTCTACTAATGTATTTGGGCTGTCTTGCTCAAGAAAATTACTTACTCGTTCAATAGCATTTGGATTATCTAGAATAACTCTGACTAAATCTGGACAGATATGATCACGGAGTATTCGGTAAATAAAATCCTCATCACGATTTAAAAGTATTGGAGGTTCAGATAGCTCTGCAGCTTGTTGAATTGCTTCCCATTGTTTAAGTAGGCATTCAAGATCATCGATAAGTAAGTCATCGCTAATTCCCTCTGCTTCTGTTCTAACTAATAGGCCAGTCGCTGGAGGCTTAACTAGAACTCCAAGTGCTCTTAATCGGTTCCTTTCCCCTTCAGAACTAATCTTCCTGGATATATTTACACCTTGACCATGAGGTTGAAGGACTAAATATCTTCCTGGGAGAGCAAGATTTCCTGTAAGACGAGGCCCTTTTGTGCCAGTTGGCTCTTTCATGACTTGAACCAACACTTTTTGGCGCGGTTCAAGCAATTCAGTAATTCCTGCAGCACTCTTCTTCAGACGAAGAGGGCCTAGATCACTGACATGAATAAATCCGTTTTTTTCACTTTCACCAATATTGACAAAGGCTGCATCAATACCTGGCAGGACGTTTTCCACTGTGCCGAGGTAGACATCCCCAATTTGATAGCGCCCTTGAGCAACGATCAATTCATCTACTCGTTCATCGGTGAGCAATGCTGCGATACGCAACTGCTCCGCGATAACAATTTGTTTGGGCATAGAAAAGAAGGTGAGAAGCCCTACTTGGCTATTTACCAATCAATCGCCTTCAGACGCACTGTTGAAGGCTTAGCTAATGGTTTTCAACCAGAAGGTTGTTCAATAAATACACGGAGTCGAAGCTCCTATGATTTGCCGGTTACTTACCCGGAAACGTCGTACCGGAATGAGTAATGAAGCTGTTGGCCTAGCTTTTCTCGAGTGTGGGTTGAGAAGGCCTGTGATTGCCAAGTCGCATTTTGCTAGCTACTCGGCCTACGTCAACACTAGCATTTTATTAATCTCAGCTTTTCTCTTTTAACATCATTGACTCGTATTGGTTGGTTTAGATTTTCTCCTATCCAATGTCTTATATGGTCAGGTTTCAGGCTCCGGCCTAATTTATCGATTTGTGCGTCTAGTTGCAGGTTTACTCCGCGATAAGCATTCTTCTGCTCGTTTTTGTCTATAAAACAATTGAGTTGAATCGAACGAAGTACTGAACGACAGTCTCGTTCGCGAGGCCTTCCTTTTTTATCTTTGTCTTTCCATATGAGTTGAGTTGATTTGAGGATAGATTTGATTGCATTTTCCCATTCAAGAGCTGTTGGGTAATGACTTGTTTCTACTTCGAGGTTGAAATTCCACAATGCCCCATCTAGTTCTTGCGATAGGCTTTTGCTTTTTAAAGGTATCTTGATTGCATTTTGCAGTACTAATCCTTGCGGTAGCTTCGATTGAAGTTCTGTTTGTACAAAATGGGCATCAACATATTTGGTGAATTCAATATCCATTAGTTCCTGGAATGCCTGAACTCCTAGAGGGAGTGCTAGGGCAATTTGTAATCGTGGTAATGGGTGGTAGCCACCCGTGAAACTTACTGGCAGATTGCTTCTCCTAAGTGCACGTTCGAATAGTCGCACCATGTCGAGATGACTTAAAAAAGACATGGCTCCAGTTTTGGAGAAACGAAGGCGAATTTTGCAAGCTCGTTCACTGGGAGGAGCTTTTACCTTTAGTTTTGCTGGAATTGGTGGAGGCGGGATTATTTCATTGTGACCTAGCTCTGGGCCACAAACGCCACAGCTGCTACAAGCTCCAAATGAACAATCAGGTATTACAGATCCTTGAATTGCTCGTTGAAGATCCTTTGATAACCAGTCTTTCTCCACCCCACTATCAATGTGATCCCATGGAAGTGCTTGGGCACAAAACTGTTCTAATTGTTCATGTTTAAGAGCCTTGACTGAGTTCCAGTTACCGAGCTCAATATCCCTGTATTGGCCTTCCAGATTGGCAGATTTTATTGCTTTATTCCAAGCTGCATATGCCTTGTCAAGTGATTCAAACCATGAGTCCATTCCTGCACCAGCCTTCCATGCTGCTTCAATAACAGGTGCAAGTTTTCTATCTCCACGCCCTACGAAATCCTCCATTGCAGAGATACGAACATCCGTGAAGTTTGCTTTTATACCTTTTAAGAGCCTTAATGCCTGGCGAAGGATTTGTTGTCTTCGTTCAAATTCAGTTGTAGAGACGCTATGCCATTGGAAAGGTGTATGAGGTTTTGGGGTGAAATTGCTAATAGTTATGTTTAGTTTTAGTTGGCCTAGGTCCTTACATTTTTGTTGGAGCATTTTGCAGGTTTCGGAAATGCCGAGCACGTCTGAATCATTTTCTCCTGGCAGACCAATCATGAAATATAATTTGACTTTTTTGAATCCATTTACCATTGCTTTGCGGATACCTTTAAGTAGCTCATCGTCCGTCAGCCCTTTGTTTACAATATCTCTTAGGCGTTGAGTGCCTGCTTCTGGCGCGAAGGTTAAACTGCCTTGCCTTGCCCCTCCTACTATATGAGCAATATCATCATCAAATCTATCAACTCGTTGACTTGGAAGCTGCAAAGTTACATTTTTGTTGGCTAGTCGATTGCGAAGTTGAACTCCTACTGAAGGCAGTGAAAGATAATCACTACAACTTAAAGAAAGTAGTGAAAAGTCACTGTAACCTGTTTTTTTCATACCTTCTTCTACTGCATCTATTACGGCATCTGGATCAACATCTCGTGCGGGCCTAGTTAACATTCCTGGCTGACAGAAACGGCATCCTCGAGTACATCCTCGTCTTATTTCAATTGTTAACCTGTCATGGACGGTTTCAATATTTGGTACCAATCCCATCGCGTATTTTGGCATTGGTGTTGCGACTCTTCTGAGTATTCGTTTAGGCAAGGAATCATCCTTGGGGATTATTGTTACTCCATCTTTGCTTAGTAGATATAGTGAGGGTACATATACTCCAGGAACATGGGCTAATTCTCGTAAAGTTTCTGATCTAGATAGTTTTAGCTTCTTTGAGTATGAAACTATTAACCCAATTTCGGGTAATAGTTCTTCTCCGTCTCCTAGCGCGATGAAATCAAAAAAAGCTGAATATGGCTCTGGATTACTCGTCGCTGTTGGCCCACCGGCAAATATTAATGGAGGAGAGTTGGGATCATTGAGTGGAAGATCACCACGTTGATGTGAGTAGAGAGCTATTTGGGCCAGATCAAGCATCTCTAAAATGTTTGTGGCTCCAAGCTCATAACTCAGGCTGAAACCCAAAATATCAAAAGCGATCAGTGGTCTTCGACTTTCAACAGCAAATAACTTCTCTTTGGATTCGCGAAGTCTTTTTGAGAGGTCTGCAGCAGGTAGATATGCGCGATCACAGAGTTGGTTCGGGATTGAGTTCAGAATTGAATAAAGAATGATATGTCCAAGATTGCTTGCGCCCACTTCATAAAGCTCTGGGTAAGTTAGTGCCCAGCGCACTGTTGCTTTATCCCAGTTATGTGGCTCTACGCCAAGTTCATTGCCTATATAACGAGCTGGCTTGTGTATTCCAGTATCTACTAACTTCTCAAAGGCGACAGGCTTGGATAGGTGGTTTTCAAATGCTTGGTTTTTTGAGGTAGGACTCACTGTTAAAACTTTCCCTTGCTTCATGGTATTGACGAACTGACCACATAAGTACCCTTTGCATAGCAAGATGATTGCTGAACTTGCAGCATTCAAGTGGTACAGGTCAACGACAATTACCTAAAACTCAAGGCAGGCTATCTTTTCCCCGAGATAGCTCGCAGAGTTAAGGCCTTTAGTGCAAATAATCCTGATGCTCAATTGATTCGTTTGGGCATAGGCGATGTCACAGAACCATTGCCTAAAGCTTGTAGAGAAGCGATGAAGGTTGCAATTGATGACATGGGAACGGTTGAAGGTTTTCATGGCTACGGCCCAGAACAGGGTTATTCCTGGTTGAGGGAGAAAATTGCTAAGCATGACTATCAGGCCAGGGGCTGTGAAATAGTCGCGGATGAAATCTTTGTGTCCGATGGCTCGAAATGTGACAGTAGCAATATTTTGGACATTCTTGGTTTTGGAAATCGAATAGCTGTTACTGATCCTGTATATCCAGTATATGTAGATAGCAATGTTATGGCAGGAAATACGGGGCCAGCCCAAAAGTCAGGTCGTTATGATGGACTAATTTATCTGCCAATTAGTGCGGAGAATAATTTTCAAGCAAGTTTACCTGAAGAGAAGGTTGATATAATTTATCTTTGTTTTCCCAATAATCCAACAGGTGCTGTATGTAGCAAGGAAGAACTGGCGAAGTGGATAGCCTATGCAAAGAGTAATGATGCTCTTATCCTTTTTGATGCAGCCTATGAAGCATTTATTCAAGATGAGAATCTTCCGCATTCAATTTATGAGGTTGAAGGGGCCCGTGAGTGTGCAATTGAGTTTCGTTCTTTCTCTAAGAATGCGGGATTTACAGGCACAAGATGTGCCTTTACAGTGATACCAAAAAGTCTGTCTGGTATAGGTATTGGTGGTAAGTATGTTGATCTATGGAGCCTCTGGAATCGTAGGCAAAGTACTAAATTTAATGGTGTTAGTTATATTATTCAACGTGGTGCAGAAGCTGTTTATTCACCTGAAGGAAGCTTGCAAGTGAAGGAATTAGTAGCCTTTTATATGCAAAATGCAAATATAATTTGTAGCGAACTTTCGAATGCAGGTTTTTCAGTATTTGGAGGTAAACATGCACCATATGTTTGGCTCAGGGTCCCTGATGGAATGGATTCATGGGGTTTCTTTGACGACCTTTTGACAAAGGTCAATGTGGTTGGCACCCCGGGTAGTGGCTTTGGTTTTTCTGGTGAAGGATATTTCCGACTTTCAGCGTTTAATAGTCGGGCTAATGTTGAAGAGG harbors:
- a CDS encoding ribonuclease HII, with translation MISQSQKIAGVDEVGRGCLFGPVFAGAVVLNETARKTLQDLGLTDSKAMSKKHRAFLVPKIEKLSTAWGLGQASAREIDTFGIRLATETAMIRALQKISEPIDLVLVDGILPISNWEGPQKTIVNGDSSNIAISAASVLAKQSRDELIKRLSNQFPKYGLEKHVGYGTALHRSSLLTLGATSLHRKTFLKKLYNQKKLNKVIS
- a CDS encoding Rne/Rng family ribonuclease, which encodes MPKQIVIAEQLRIAALLTDERVDELIVAQGRYQIGDVYLGTVENVLPGIDAAFVNIGESEKNGFIHVSDLGPLRLKKSAAGITELLEPRQKVLVQVMKEPTGTKGPRLTGNLALPGRYLVLQPHGQGVNISRKISSEGERNRLRALGVLVKPPATGLLVRTEAEGISDDLLIDDLECLLKQWEAIQQAAELSEPPILLNRDEDFIYRILRDHICPDLVRVILDNPNAIERVSNFLEQDSPNTLVEAHSGSNSLLEHFRINSAIQDALRPRVDLPSGGYVIIEPTEALTVIDVNSGSFTRSANARETVLWTNCEAAIEIARQLKLRNIGGVIIIDFIDMESRRDQLQLLEHFTSAVKDDSARPQIAQLTELGLVELTRKRQGQNIYELFGKSCPHCHGLGLTSVLPGDELAKPIVQEAGLVKSTSSIKFDLQNSLESNNIRRKRGGRSRSPNELSTLESSLEATGSSNENQEENSSSEVNNNRQEPDIIPVEMNEQEEIVFSALGLSPALLLDPTPDSENLVVRVIRPGESTEQILEEARQDLSTISNRKRRRGRNSGRGTNRSIPEASTAANADSIEKERLEQAEENKHALSVEITPLEDKDTSEEASTQSPSPENQSAPEPEDPRRRRRRSSAAN
- a CDS encoding TIGR03960 family B12-binding radical SAM protein; this translates as MKQGKVLTVSPTSKNQAFENHLSKPVAFEKLVDTGIHKPARYIGNELGVEPHNWDKATVRWALTYPELYEVGASNLGHIILYSILNSIPNQLCDRAYLPAADLSKRLRESKEKLFAVESRRPLIAFDILGFSLSYELGATNILEMLDLAQIALYSHQRGDLPLNDPNSPPLIFAGGPTATSNPEPYSAFFDFIALGDGEELLPEIGLIVSYSKKLKLSRSETLRELAHVPGVYVPSLYLLSKDGVTIIPKDDSLPKRILRRVATPMPKYAMGLVPNIETVHDRLTIEIRRGCTRGCRFCQPGMLTRPARDVDPDAVIDAVEEGMKKTGYSDFSLLSLSCSDYLSLPSVGVQLRNRLANKNVTLQLPSQRVDRFDDDIAHIVGGARQGSLTFAPEAGTQRLRDIVNKGLTDDELLKGIRKAMVNGFKKVKLYFMIGLPGENDSDVLGISETCKMLQQKCKDLGQLKLNITISNFTPKPHTPFQWHSVSTTEFERRQQILRQALRLLKGIKANFTDVRISAMEDFVGRGDRKLAPVIEAAWKAGAGMDSWFESLDKAYAAWNKAIKSANLEGQYRDIELGNWNSVKALKHEQLEQFCAQALPWDHIDSGVEKDWLSKDLQRAIQGSVIPDCSFGACSSCGVCGPELGHNEIIPPPPIPAKLKVKAPPSERACKIRLRFSKTGAMSFLSHLDMVRLFERALRRSNLPVSFTGGYHPLPRLQIALALPLGVQAFQELMDIEFTKYVDAHFVQTELQSKLPQGLVLQNAIKIPLKSKSLSQELDGALWNFNLEVETSHYPTALEWENAIKSILKSTQLIWKDKDKKGRPRERDCRSVLRSIQLNCFIDKNEQKNAYRGVNLQLDAQIDKLGRSLKPDHIRHWIGENLNQPIRVNDVKREKLRLIKC
- a CDS encoding LL-diaminopimelate aminotransferase is translated as MVQVNDNYLKLKAGYLFPEIARRVKAFSANNPDAQLIRLGIGDVTEPLPKACREAMKVAIDDMGTVEGFHGYGPEQGYSWLREKIAKHDYQARGCEIVADEIFVSDGSKCDSSNILDILGFGNRIAVTDPVYPVYVDSNVMAGNTGPAQKSGRYDGLIYLPISAENNFQASLPEEKVDIIYLCFPNNPTGAVCSKEELAKWIAYAKSNDALILFDAAYEAFIQDENLPHSIYEVEGARECAIEFRSFSKNAGFTGTRCAFTVIPKSLSGIGIGGKYVDLWSLWNRRQSTKFNGVSYIIQRGAEAVYSPEGSLQVKELVAFYMQNANIICSELSNAGFSVFGGKHAPYVWLRVPDGMDSWGFFDDLLTKVNVVGTPGSGFGFSGEGYFRLSAFNSRANVEEAMRRISSL